The following proteins come from a genomic window of Chelmon rostratus isolate fCheRos1 chromosome 23, fCheRos1.pri, whole genome shotgun sequence:
- the si:dkey-46i9.6 gene encoding zinc finger protein RFP: MTLPLRRAGMATTGNLSEEQVHCSICLDVFTNPVSIPCGHNFCQSCILGYWKTSPLYQCPMCKKSFYKRPDISINTVLREIAEQFKEIRVRGVEGKVSETDEDGVEKKWTMERRRKEDEERLLEEDQRQQLLQELKQKQEEDRRKKEKPGERKPLQEELPPLIPPASAAKTSPPASPQATAQGPPPPPLPQTSPPPSPQIPPSPAPPSSPSSLPPCWEEVLCDVCLGEGRPTAVKSCLVCLTSYCEEHLKSHSARFTKHKLMEPVANMEDRMCPKHERLLELFCKKDQTCVCVLCTETDHRAHYTVPVEREWTEKKAQLKRTEIDVQQMIQDRVKKVEEIKQSVELNKASAQREVEESMQVFSELVRSIQRTQAELVLTIEEKQRQTERWAEGFIAELDQEIAQLKRRKTDLENVARTDHIHFLKNFPALCTPPPVKDWSETSVPTDTCVGMIRRSMSKLEASLNEMVDKLAESEIKKILKYGVDVTLDPDSANPWLQLSQDRHQVRHLGAWQDLPDHPDRFDTVVIVLGREGFTSGRHYWEVQVGDKDDWYLGVARSSVNRKGRISVSTTQGYWALAMKKGQGYRVSTSPPILLPLDPKPKRVGVYVDYEEGQVSFYDVRARTHIYTFKDSFTEQILPFFYLYCCDKASDTMVICPVNEKSLIKQS, encoded by the exons ATGACCCTGCCTCTCCGCCGTGCAGGAATGGCCACCACTGGGAACCTCTCCGAAGAGCAGGTGCACTGCTCCATCTGTCTCGACGTCTTCACCAACCCCGTGTCCATCCCCTGCGGACACAACTTCTGCCAGAGCTGCATCCTGGGATACTGGAAAACCAGCCCTTTGTACCAGTGTCCCATGTGTAAGAAGTCTTTCTACAAAAGGCCTGATATCAGCATCAACACCGTCCTGAGGGAGATTGCAGAGCAGTTCAAGGAGATCAGGGTTAGAGGTGTGGAAGGGAAAGTGAGCGAGACGGACGAAGACGGCGTGGAAAAGAAGTGGACGAtggaaagaaggagaaaggaggatgaggagaggctTCTGGAGGAAGATCAGAGGCAGCAGCTTCTGCAGGAGCTGAAGCAGAAgcaagaggaggacaggagaaagaaggagaaaccAGGAGAGAGAAAGCCACTTCAAGAGGAGCTACCACCGCTGATCCCTCCTGCGTCAGCAGCCAAAACCTCTCCTCCAGCATCACCCCAGGCCACAGCTCAGGGGCCGCCGCCGCCTCCGCTGCCCCAGACATCGCCCCCGCCCTCACCTCAAATCccaccttctccagctcctccatccTCACCTTCCTCGCTCCCACCTTGCTGGGAGGAGGTCCTCTGTGATGTCTGCCTGGGGGAAGGCAGGCCGACGGCGGTCAAATCCTGCCTCGTGTGTCTGACCTCCTACTGCGAGGAGCACCTGAAGTCTCATTCCGCCAGGTTCACCAAGCACAAGCTGATGGAGCCCGTGGCGAACATGGAGGACAGGATGTGCCCGAAGCACGAGAGGCTCCTGGAGCTGTTCTGCAAGAAGGACCAgacctgtgtgtgcgtgctgtgcaCCGAGACGGACCACCGGGCCCACTACACCGTCCCTGTGGAGAGGGAATGGACAGAGAAGAAG GCGCAgctgaagaggacagaaataGACGTCCAGCAGATGATCCAGGACAGAgtgaagaaggtggaggagatcAAGCAATCAGTGGAACTGAACAAA GCCAGCGCTCAGAGAGAGGTCGAGGAAAGCATGCAGGTCTTCTCGGAGCTGGTCCGCTCCATCCAGAGGACTCAGGCCGAGCTGGTTCTGACCatagaggagaagcagaggcagacGGAGAGGTGGGCCGAAGGCTTCATCGCTGAGCTGGACCAGGAAATCGctcagctgaagaggaggaaaacagaccTGGAGAACGTGGCTCGGACCGACCACATTCACTTCTTAAAG AACTTTCCAGCCCTTtgcactcctcctcctgtcaAAGACTGGTCTGAGACCAGCGTTCCCACTGACACATGTGTTGGCATGATCAGGAGATCCATGTCCAAACTGGAGGCATCGTTAAATGAAATGGTTGACAAACTGGCTGAAAGTG AGATCAAAAAGATCCTCAAGTATGGAG tggaCGTCACTCTGGACCCGGACTCAGCCAACCcctggctgcagctttctcAAGACAGACATCAGGTGAGGCACCTGGGTGCATGGCAGGACCTCCCAGACCACCCCGATCGCTTTGATACAGTGGTCATCGTCCTGGGCCGCGAGGGCTTCACCTCAGGGAGACACTACTGGGAAGTCCAGGTGGGGGACAAGGACGACTGGTACCTGGGCGTTGCCAGGTCCTCCGTCAACAGAAAGGGCAGGATCTCTGTCAGCACCACGCAGGGCTACTGGGCTCTGGCCATGAAGAAAGGCCAGGGGTACCGGGTGTCAACATCCCCGCCAATACTGCTCCCGCTTGACCCCAAGCCCAAGCGGGTGGGGGTGTACGTGGACTACGAGGAGGGGCAGGTGTCCTTTTATGACGTGAGGGCTCGGACCCATATTTACACCTTCAAAGACTCGTTCACAGAGCAGATCTTGCCCTTTTTCTACCTGTACTGCTGCGACAAGGCCTCTGATACCATGGTGATCTGTCCAGTGAATGAGAAAAGCCTGATCAAGCAAAGCTAA
- the LOC121626386 gene encoding E3 ubiquitin-protein ligase TRIM39-like yields MAGTLDERGLRCSVCLEFYTDPVSTPCGHNFCKFCIEKHWDSTEAFCCPMCKEVFNKRPALRINISFRDVVNHFKNTNTGNEGCRAKAGEVACDVCTGVKLKAAKSCLACMASYCESHLQHHKTAAALSRHKLIEPVGNLEDRMCVKHEKILELFCETEGKFVCQICAEADHDQHHVVTAEAAAQQKMIQVKWRERQVDLMIQDRQKRIKEISDYRKQTEENAQSEIEASVGVLVSVLESIKKTQEEFVEEIGARRDAEQKRFEELTVELRQEVDELKKKSVELKQLSHIEDHITFVQAFKQAVNLPSTKDWPSIPVNEVDFLGYMQTFLTNAKELINLEIRRQTANELKRVQKFAADITIDPDTAGPWLIVSADGKEVRRSPKKQKVPASPERFTKNTFAVAIRGLTTGRHYWEVGVKDKSNWLLGVASGTLMRREKITPSPEKGLWAVGHRDGGQYFACTQNPSPFMLSPPPQRVGVFVDYEERQVLFIDVEAKARIFAFTECDFTGRVYPVFDPCLAAEKKEVAPLKILRSENEKLA; encoded by the exons ATGGCAGGGACGCTGGACGAGCGTGGCCTTCGCTGCTCCGTGTGCCTGGAGTTTTACACTGATCCGGTCTCCACTCCATGCGGACACAACTTCTGCAAGTTCTGCATTGAAAAGCACTGGGACAGCACGGAGGCGTTTTGCTGCCCCATGTGCAAGGAGGTGTTCAACAAGAGACCTGCCCTCCGGATCAACATCTCCTTCCGAGATGTTGTCAAtcacttcaaaaacacaaataccgGCAATGAAGGCTGCCGGGCCAAAGCCGGCGAAGTGGCGTGCGATGTCTGCACGGGCGTGAAGCTAAAAGCCGCGAAGTCCTGCCTGGCGTGTATGGCATCTTACTGCGAGAgtcacctgcagcatcacaagACAGCGGCGGCCCTGAGTAGACATAAGCTGATCGAACCGGTCGGGAACCTGGAGGacaggatgtgtgtgaagcacgAGAAGATCCTGGAGCTGTTCTGCGAGACGGAGGGAAAGTTCGTGTGTCAGATTTGTGCTGAGGCCGACCACGACCAGCACCACGTCGTGACGGCAGAGGCCGCGGCGCAGCAAAAGATg ATTCAGGTCAAGTGGCGAGAGAGGCAAGTGGATCTGATGATTCAGGATCGGCAAAAGAGGATCAAAGAAATCAGTGACTACCGGAAGCAAACCGAG GAGAACGCACAGAGCGAAATAGAGGCGAGTGTTGGGGTGTTGGTGTCCGTTCTCGAGTCGATCAAGAAGACCCAGGAAGAGTTTGTAGAGGAGATTGGGGCGAGACGTGACGCCGAACAGAAGAGGTTCGAAGAGCTCACcgtggagctgaggcaggaaGTAGATGAACTCAAGAAGAAGAGTGTtgagctgaagcagctctcGCACATCGAAGACCACATCACCTTTGTGCAG GCGTTCAAGCAAGCCGTCAATCTACCATCAACTAAGGACTGGCCCAGCATCCCTGTTAATGAAGTGGACTTCCTGGGTTACATGCAGACATTTCTGACCAACGCAAAAGAGCTCATCAACCTGGAAATTAGACGACAGACAGCCAACG AGCTGAAGAGAGTGCAGAAATTTGCag CGGACATCACCATTGACCCCGACACCGCAGGGCCCTGGCTCATTGTCTCTGCAGATGGGAAAGAGGTCAGGCGGTCTCCAAAGAAGCAGAAAGTGCCAGCTAGCCCTGAGAGGTTCACCAAAAACACTTTTGCTGTAGCTATACGGGGTCTGACCACAGGCAGGCACTACTGGGAGGTCGGAGTGAAGGACAAATCCAACTGGCTGCTGGGAGTAGCTTCTGGCACTTtgatgaggagagagaagatCACCCCCTCCCCGGAGAAAGGCTTGTGGGCTGTAGGTCACAGGGATGGAGGGCAGTATTTTGCGTGCACGCAAAATCCATCCCCTTTCATgctgtctcctcctccccagAGGGTGGGGGTGTTCGTGGATTACGAGGAGAGGCAGGTATTGTTCATCGACGTGGAGGCCAAGGCTCGCATCTTCGCCTTCACCGAGTGCGACTTCACAGGCAGGGTCTACCCCGTGTTTGACCCGTGTTTGGCAGCAGAAAAGAAGGAGGTAGCGCCTCTGAAAATTCTGagatcagaaaatgaaaagctagCCTAG
- the LOC121626387 gene encoding E3 ubiquitin-protein ligase TRIM39-like codes for MSAFSVLASLPENHFQCSICLNVFTDPVTTPCGHNFCKTCLSEVWDNSDSCRCPACNKRFHMRPETSTNEVLEEISVQVKRRKVEVPEMAAAPWQVKCDLCTGVKLRALKSCLACLTSYCEAHLEPHQRVPSLMRHKLIEPVDDLEMRMCGKHERLLELFCRDEQACICLLCGETDHKHHDTVPVEEEGARQKENIESKKEKIKIMIEDRMEKMKEFTDSSEISREKANKEMDDSDQLFNALVNRVQDAHASLRRNIEEKLRKSQDKDRAMIEELQGEITQLQRKQSELEELSRSDDHLHLLQTLQALSPFVTKNWSKIRVYSDLCVQTARRAMNHLVCTFQAELRNLTETELTRMRQYKESVTFDPAVAGGCLVVYESGKRLKYFKNASSPSSDDLERFKCPMILGRKAFTSGRHYWEVQVGLRTDWDVGVAKETVNRTGMVTVKKENGFYAIGKSGFDYKVQCTPYTALHLCPRPRNIGVYVDYMEGRVSFYDVNRKLHIYSFTGESFTEKLFPYFYLYSRAKKSEPLAITFE; via the exons ATGTCAGCATTCAGCGTCCTCGCTTCCTTGCCGGAGAATCATTTCCAGTGTTCGATCTGTCTGAACGTCTTCACTGACCCGGTCACCACACCATGTGGCCACAACTTCTGCAAAACCTGCCTGAGCGAGGTCTGGGACAACAGCGATTCCTGCCGGTGCCCGGCGTGTAACAAAAGGTTCCACATGAGGCCCGAGACCTCCACCAACGAGGTGCTCGAGGAGATTTCGGTCCAAGTAAAGAGGAGGAAAGTGGAGGTGCCGGAAATGGCCGCCGCGCCGTGGCAGGTGAAGTGCGACCTGTGCACGGGGGTGAAGCTCCGGGCCCTGAAGTCCTGCCTCGCGTGTCTGACGTCGTACTGCGAGGCCCACCTGGAGCCTCACCAACGGGTCCCGTCCCTGATGAGGCACAAGCTGATTGAGCCGGTGGACGACCTGGAGATGAGGATGTGCGGGAAGCACGAACGGCTCCTGGAGCTTTTCTGCAGGGACGAGCAGGCGTGCATCTGCCTGCTGTGCGGCGAGACGGACCACAAACACCACGACACGGTGCCCGTTGAAGAGGAAGGGGCTCGACAGAAA GAAAACATTGAGTCGAAGAAAGAAAAGATCAAAATTATGATTGAGGACAGAATGGAAAAGATGAAGGAATTCACTGACTCTTCTGAAATTAGCAGA gaaaaagcaaacaaagagaTGGATGACAGCGACCAGCTCTTCAATGCGCTGGTGAATCGCGTACAAGACGCCCACGCTAGCCTGCGACGGAACATCGAGGAGAAGCTCCGAAAATcacaggacaaagacagagcCATGATCGAAGAGCTGCAGGGGGAAATCAcccagctgcagaggaagcagtCTGAGCTGGAGGAGCTCTCGCGAAGTGACGACCACCTTCACCTTCTGCAG ACTTTGCAGGCCCTGAGCCCATTTGTCACCAAGAACTGGTCCAAGATCAGGGTTTACTCAGACCTGTGTGTGCAGACGGCGAGGAGAGCCATGAATCATCTCGTGTGCACGTTTCAGGCCGAACTGAGAAATCTGACAGAAACGG AACTGACCAGGATGAGACAATATAAAG AGTCCGTCACCTTCGACCCGGCCGTGGCAGGCGGCTGCCTTGTGGTGTATGAGTCGGGGAAACGTTTGAAGTACTTCAAAAATGCAAGCTCTCCATCGTCGGACGACTTGGAGAGGTTCAAATGTCCCATGATTTTAGGGAGGAAGGCCTTCACCTCTGGGCGCCACTACTGGGAAGTCCAAGTGGGCCTGAGAACCGACTGGGATGTCGGTGTCGCCAAAGAGACGGTAAACAGAACAGGGATGGTCAccgtgaaaaaagaaaatggcttCTACGCCATAGGAAAGAGTGGTTTTGATTATAAAGTTCAATGTACGCCCTACACAGCCCTCCACCTGTGTCCCAGGCCGAGAAACATAGGAGTCTATGTGGACTACATGGAAGGCAGAGTCTCTTTCTATGACGTGAACAGGAAGCTGCACATTTACTCTTTCACAGGAGAGTCTTTCACAGAGAAACTCTTCCCGTACTTCTATCTGTACAGCAGGGCCAAGAAATCCGAGCCTTTGGCTATTACCTTTGAGTGA
- the LOC121626383 gene encoding zinc-binding protein A33-like, with amino-acid sequence MQSISSPGGRLLSEEQFSCSICLEVFVEPVSTPCGHSFCKACLQGYWNHSKKFTCPMCKKSYSKKPEMSVNRVLAEISTQFQGLVVAGGAEAASRGSTLNLSSDTAHVGPPGPDTGEFARPGEVPCDACIGRKLKALKSCVNCPGSFCDTHLRHHKKVKSLMSHRLIEPTFHLEDKICKKHERLLEVYCRTDHACICTACAEAVHKSHDTVSTDHEWKKKMSNLGKKRSELKHLIKERAKKLEEIKQSIKVIKASAQKELEDSWQVYAELQRMVEQSQAELVEAIATRQREAERHAQELARGLENELSQLRRRSNELEAHAQTQDRVVFLQNLATLPPPPEPADWSAVSINTDIYLGTIRSSVGSLIEKFQEELRRLYGKELRKVQNYSSEVILDPATAQRNLVVSDDGRQVKYEERKASHSEGPKRFSPALFVLGREGLSSGRHYWEVDVGRKTAWTLGVASASARRKGEIKLSPEGGYWCLWLKNGEVKVLASSRLPLMLQSQLSKVGIFLDYEGGQISFYDVKARLHLYTFVSSFTESLYPIFSPCLIQDGKNSSALIITPVKHS; translated from the exons ATGCAGA GCATAAGCTCTCCGGGAGGCCGGCTCCTCTCCGAGGAGCAGTTCAGCTGCTCCATCTGTCTGGAGGTGTTCGTGGAGCCCGTCTCCACACCCTGCGGCCACAGCTTCTGCAAGGCCTGCCTGCAGGGCTACTGGAACCACAGCAAGAAGTTCACCTGCCCCATGTGCAAGAAGAGCTACTCTAAAAAGCCCGAGATGAGCGTCAACAGGGTCCTGGCGGAAATCTCCACCCAGTTCCAGGGGCTGGTGGTAGCCGGAGGGGCTGAGGCTGCCTCGCGGGGATCCACGCTGAATCTGAGCTCGGACACAGCCCACGTGGGCCCCCCGGGGCCCGACACTGGGGAGTTTGCCCGGCCTGGGGAGGTTCCCTGTGACGCCTGCATCGGGAGGAAGTTAAAGGCGCTGAAGTCTTGTGTGAACTGTCCTGGGTCATTCTGCGACACCCACCTCAGACATCACAAAAAG GTGAAGTCTCTGATGTCTCACCGTCTGATCGAACCCACTTTCCACCTCGAGGACAAGATCTGCAAGAAACACGAGCGACTCCTGGAGGTCTACTGCCGCACGGACCACGCCTGCATCTGCACGGCCTGCGCCGAGGCCGTGCACAAGTCCCACGACACCGTCTCCACCGACCACgagtggaagaagaagatg AGTAATCTGGGCAAGAAGAGGTCAGAGCTCAAACATTTGATCAAGGAGAGAGCCAAGAAACTGGAGGAGATCAAACAGTCCATCAAGGTCATCAAG GCAAGTGCtcagaaggagctggaggacagcTGGCAGGTGTACGCGGAGCTGCAGCGCATGGTGGAGCAGAGCCAGGCGGAGCTGGTGGAGGCGATCGCCACGAGGCAGCGGGAGGCCGAGCGTCACGCGCAGGAACTGGCCCGGGGCTTGGAGAACGAGCTCAgccagctgaggaggaggagcaacgAGCTGGAGGCCCACGCACAGACCCAGGACAGAGTGGTCTTCCTGCAG AACCTGGCGACGCTGCCACCCCCGCCCGAGCCCGCCGACTGGTCGGCGGTCAGCATCAACACCGACATCTACCTGGGAACCATCCGCTCCTCCGTCGGCAGCCTCATCGAGAAGTTCCAGGAGGAGCTCAGAAGGCTGTACGGGAAAG agctcCGGAAGGTTCAGAACTATTCAA GTGAGGTGATTCTGGACCCTGCCACGGCCCAGAGGAACCTGGTCGTATCCGATGACGGCCGCCAGGTGAAATATGAAGAGCGAAAGGCGTCCCACTCAGAGGGCCCGAAGCGTTTCAGCCCCGCCCTCTTCGTCCTGGGCCGAGAGGGCCTCAGCTCTGGGCGACACTACTGGGAGGTGGACGTGGGGCGCAAGACGGCCTGGACGCTCGGCGTGGCCAGCGCCTCGGCCCGCCGCAAGGGCGAGATCAAGCTGAGTCCCGAAGGGGGGTACTGGTGCCTGTGGCTGAAGAACGGGGAGGTGAAGGTTTTGGCGTCGTCCCGCCTGCCTCTGATGCTGCAGTCCCAACTCAGTAAAGTGGGAATCTTCCTGGATTATGAAGGAGGACAGATTTCTTTCTACGATGTGAAGGCGCGTCTGCATCTCTACACCTTCGTCTCCAGCTTCACTGAGAGTCTGTACCCGATCTTCAGCCCCTGTCTGATCCAGGACGGCAAGAACTCTTCTGCTCTCATTATAACCCCTGTTAAACACAGCTGA